DNA from Doryrhamphus excisus isolate RoL2022-K1 chromosome 19, RoL_Dexc_1.0, whole genome shotgun sequence:
AGCGACTGTCATCTGGCCGCACCGCAGCCCCTCATGGAGGTCTTCCTCAACTCACTGCTCAAGGTGAGTCATGTGACCTAAACCAGATCAGGAGCGCATGCATTTGAACATTTGGATTTCCTCAGAACGACATCCTGGCCTTACCGACGACATCGCCGTCTCCAGAAGATGCTGAACGAGCTGAACAGCTGAAGAACGAAGGTAGGAGTTGAAGATACTTGATGAGTCTGCTGAGGTGTCCTCTTTGGCGAGGTAGTGGCTGCCATATTTAAGAGAAGGTGAACCTACACGGAATGAAGGAagtctttttgtcttttcaggGAACAACCACATGAAGGAGGAGAACTACCGATGTGCAGTGGAGTGCTACACCAAGGCCATCGAGCTGGACCTGAGGAACGCTGTCTATTACTGCAACAGGTATATCAGCAATGACGACCTGGCCGACCACAGCGAGAGTGCATGTAATGCTGCGCCATCTGCTCACTCTGCAGGGCGGCCGCTCACAGTAAACTGGGAAACTACACAGAGGCGACCGGGGACTGCGAGCGAGCCATTGCGATCGACCCCAGCTACAGCAAAGCGTACGGCAGGATGGGGtgagcgccgccgccgcctcggGGAACCCTCTGGATTGATTACTCTGCATCAAGCATGTCTTCTCTTCCTCTTTTTCCAGCCTGGCATTGACGGCCATGAACAAATACCCCGAGGCCATTTCTTATTTTCAGAAAGCGCTGGTGCTGGACCCCGACAACGACACATACAAGTCCAACCTGAAGGTGGCAGAGCAGAAGCAGAAGGAAGTGAGCAGTCCGGTAAGTGCTACTCCAAAATAAAACAGCTAAAGCTCGGATTGAGCTGCTTCCATCATTATCTTGTTTGACGATGCAGATTGCCGCTGGACTGGGATTTGACATGGCCAGTTTAATCAACAACCCCGCTTTCATCAGCATGGTAACGCCTGCTACTCCTCCTTCATTATCATACCCTCTCGTGTACTGTTTGCACGTATTTcaacatttcacattttagGCAGCCAGCGTGATGCAGAACCAACAAGTCCAGCAGCTGTGAGTGTTGTTACCTGCTAGCTTCTCGCTTAGCATCAAGTGTTAGCATCATCTCACTGAGACTTCCTCTCTGTGCCGTCAGCATGTCAGGAATGATGTCCAACGCTGTGGGCGGGCCGGCGGCCGGAGTGGGCGGACTGTCGGACATTTCCAGTTTAATAGAAGCGTAAGTACATGATAAATGcacgccacaaatacatttggtacAACTGTTTCGCGCTGGCGTATAAActcattataatgggactgtcggcttcttaacacacctcacacacacctgGGCTGCCAGAGGATAAGAAGATAAAGCAGGAGGGATCAGCCATTGTCAACTTAGCGACATTGTTGCTATATTCAGCCAGCAATCACATCTGTTTACAtacctaaaataaaaaaaatgatactgGCGACAGATCTAGTGAAGAGATTTAGGAGGCTAAAACAGAGCGGCTATCAAAAGGGTTTTATAATTTACTAAGCTGTGGCAGCATTGGAGAAAGTTATGTCTAGTTTTCACTTTTGCGTATCATCGCATGCAactggtgtgttcaaggactgccgAACAAAGTGCGAAATCCTAATGCTAGACAAAAAAGATGAATGAAACAGACATAAGAGTACAAATTGTGGGGTATCTAATAGGGATGTAAATCTttgcaaaaaatgatttttacaatatgcttCAAAAACAGTACATCTTAAAGGGCgcctattatgcttttaccatctttctgacatataaatgttgttaagaatgttgtattcttctgttaacgataccaaagtttcagataatgaggtttgcacatttggaagtgagccctgaaagaagtttgggatgactctggATGCTCACTTTcaggctccctgtgatgtcacaatgagACAAACTTCCTTATACGTAAGGGTGTGCCAAGGTACAAGATATTCGCCgtacaagctgagtgtgaccaaccacagcaaatGGGCATGCCCAaaggtgggctgtgggtggaataaattaaaacaaaccttTCTGGAAatgcaaggaaatacagctggaataggtgccgattctggaagatctggaaagctccctgtgtgggttattgtatcaagctgctctataggagtccacatgcctatacaaagggccgaaaatgagcataataggtccggCTTGCTGCAAAGTGCCACTGACACTAACTCCGGTAAACCCACAGCTTGACCAGAGAATGCTCCTAAAAATGTTAGACGTTAATCTCAACTTTATTCCCAgtatattctgacttttttctctcaaaATACTTTTTCCTAaacttaattttcaaaaaactgcaacttttttgttgttttgtttgtttcgcatattaactttttttaaatactgcCATTTttccttcaatatttcaactttattcctctaaaatgacattatattcatcattcttgtaaaattgcatccTTTTCTTGTTAGCtcttttctctcaatattttgtcctcatgtgtaaaattactgcagatttccaatgttttgtttttttagttttgttgtcaTCTTATCCACTTGCCTTTtgtccaccagggggcagcagtTTGCCCAGCAGATCCAGCAGCAGAACCCCGAGCTGATCGAGCAGCTACGGAACCACATCAGGAGTCGCTCCTTCAGTGGCAGCGCCGAGGAGCATTCGTGATCCGCTCAGGTTTGTGTCACGCGACATCACCAGGCGGACGTCTGAACGCTCTCTTGACGtcatcgctctctctctctctctcctcctaaAAGATGGCCGAGGAGTCGGATGCCAAGCTGATCCCGCCCAGGCGGGACCCCGAGAGATGACTGTGAACAAAACATGCGACACACATGAGTGACTTGTTATCTTCAGAGTGGTCCAAACGCTTCTTCTGGTACTCGTGACGTCATGTCCGCCATGTTTGTTAAGTCTCATTCGACCCTCAGTGTTCACAGGTAGAAGACACCATCACATGGAAGAATGTTGGACATTCTCTGTCATGCTAGTGAATGATGAGACGTCTCCAATGTCTGATTAGTACTATTTGAAGAAAACCACCACATTGCATTGCAGTGATATCAGAGATTAGCCTGACTGATTTATGAACAGTTGGCTGAGACTCCGTATGTTTACATAGACCAAGTGCAACATCCGGGCACTTAACCACGTGTCCCATGTAAACAGGTTGTAGCCTCCGGGTTCTGTGTCTTTGTGGTTGGCGGGAGGAGTTTTCATCATTTAGCTGAAGTCAAATTCTAGATTTGTCGACTGACATTTGCAAGCCAACGCCACACAGTGTTGTACTACCATGGCATATATCACGATATTTTGGAGATGTATCACGATATGacgatataaaatgtaaattcagctGAGTCCTGTATAAAAACCTGTAgccataaaatgaaatatatgtctccaattgtaaagcacatgtatttattggtgagaaagtggctaacttttctaatacTCAGACAAAATCTAAAATCTAAATCTCCGACAAAGTGTAAAGCCTGTGATGGTGAtaaaggaagatgtagtcacccatgcaattccaactgcataggGAAGATATTTTTCCGACACTCTTCCTTACACCGACGGCAAAccgcgcttttattttgaaggccatagtatgtcctctgtgtgttgagaatgtctGTTGGGTACACGAATAAACGTGCTTCCCGTCTTCACTCAGAACCGATGCGCTGTCACCCCGCATTGCGAAACGGCCCTTACATGAAAGAGGTGAAGATATACTCACACACgcaaccacactagcatgctaaactaagctaaccccgttTTGCTCTCCGAGGTGCCGCCAACCTTCGCCGGTGTTTATCACCATTTATAGTGAAAACGGTCTGCCGAGTAAATACTTACCCACACGAAGGTTCCtcatgatgacagcatttcattcatcttatgtgTCAAAGTACGCCGTGGCGCGCAACTctgcttgtttacgtttatgtcATTTATACCAGTATAAGTCTTATCGTTCTTACATaccagtatataaaaaaatatcatgccATGTAGATTTTCTATAGCATTGTATATGTATACTTTGGCACCTTATGtcattttttgcttgttttttttattttagcatttcttaaaattgtatttattattattattattattattattatattatttattttcacaatattgGTTTATTCCTATATTATTTTTACgttattcttgaaatatttttactcttttcacaaacaaattttcacaaaaaaattaacttgatttttgtttctcatattatgactttatgttaacggtaatggtttaattttatttgaacatgcatcagattacaattgagtgcatcacataatcagttcacagttccacatgtccaaaaggagtaggaagaagcaaagcttattaaatcctacccctccatctggtacttttacaatcagtaactgttacatttgttcacttcctgctttcctaatataatttaagttttttttagctttattttatttatttgttttttgtcacgtaccaaagtacgaggtgataaaatatacatttgttaAAACAGTAAAACCTCGCCTTACAAACAATTCAGAACATAgctttgaataaataaataataataagtgtgaCCAAGGGatcattgtagaaataaaattggaCCAGAAAAGGGGAGAAATATAGCAAAAGGAAAAATGTTGCCATTCATAACTAATAACACAAACCTTTTGTTGTTTTCGCCTGGTGTATTTACAGCTTATGGCTTGCTAGGCTAACCTCGCTGGTGAAAAAACGTATATGTGCTGGTGTCTTCTATCATATAACACTGAGGCTTCACATTCAACTCAGCCTACCAAACACGTGACTGACACACGTGTGTTGTTTGCAGCCTGCATTGTGACGTCATTGCACTTTAGCACCACTTAATAAataacaagcccccccccccaaaccccttTAAGACTGTAGTTATGTGTTGACGATGTAGTCAAAGTGTTAAGGTGGCTCCTCCTGCATGCTTTGAAATCTGGAATTGGGCATCAGATGCTTTATGGAAACAATTAGCACTGCTGGGCCAGGAAGACGCTTTCTCCGATCACTTGtccaaataaacaataaatgtcCTGGAGTTTAACTCACCCTTTGTTGTCTTCCCTGATCTTCAGGAAacgactgcacacacacacacacacgcgcggaGGCTGCTTCGGTCAGGTACTCCATCTGATGACAGACACAGCAATGTGCAGTCAAATAGCCAAAAAGTGAGTTTCACATAAAATGTCAGTGGTCTTCATAGCATGATTGAAACAATTCAAGagattttattaacatttattcacATGTACATCATTATTCACATTCATTTGAAAGTTAAAACACAGCCAGCGTCGTCCTCTTTAAGTGTTGCATTGTGAGGTCCACAGTTGGTCCGTTAGcgtctaaaataaaaaagtgataAAAAGGAGCTAAGACAGGTTGCCATTGTGCGgacacaccacacacacttgAGCCACGTCGTCGTACTCGTATGTCCGCTTTAGAAACGAGTCTGTCAATCTCAGGCCGGAGACGATCTGCAATGAAACATGAACGCCGTGTGACGGACGGGTTCAGGTGCAAAGTGAGGTCAAAGTGCGTGGTAGGGTACCTGCAGACCCTGCATGGACGACAGCAGTGTAAGTGGGAGGGAGAGCGAGGCGGCGGGGCTGAGCTTCCCCAAGGCTCGGCCCGACACGCCGCACCAGTGTATGGAGGACGTGTTGCACATGTCCAGAACCAGGTCCATGGTCCTTTCACTGCAACGCACACACAAGTGGAGGCGGTGAGGGGACGCTGCGGAGCGGGAAAGACGGCGGCAGAGCCGGAGGCGTTCCCTGACCTGCAGTTTGTGATTTTACAGCTGATGTCGAACGGTTCTTCAAGGTTCACCGTGTCAGGAATGGTCTCCATGGACAGCCGGATGTCTCCGTAGCCTGGAGCCTGGGAGACGTGTCCAAGAAGACAATATGACGTATTTGGACAACACTGAAGATGACCAGCGACACAACTCACAAGACTTGGAAGTCAACAACATAGACAATGCCAAATTAACAATATTAAGGAACtaataaattattcattttctaccctaaccctgtcttcagggcgagaggcggggtacaccctggactggtggccagccaatcacagggcacatatagacaaaacaaccattcacactcacattcatacctatggacaatttggagtcgctaattaacctagcatgtttttggagaaaacccacccatgcgcggggagaacttgcaaactccacacagagatggccaatggtggaattgagctcaggtctcctagctgtgaggcctgcgtgctaatcgctcgtccgccatgcagcttTTAAGACATGTTGGATTGtgcaaatgtaaaatatgtgatGTTCCTTATTTCCTTATGAAAGATGTAGTTATACCTTTATAGAAGAGTTGATGACGCAACTACACACTAATGGATTTCGCtgcagagcaattttaagccacaaaaacggccacaaggtggcagaagtgcatttggtGAGAGATGGACGGCGATCATGTGGATGGAAAAATCAGACGACAGGAGGCAatgagcatggaggagtgtagcaagCAGAAGGTTATTTAaagcattttcattttgtttatagataaattgttattttgatattttttgatatagtcgtttaaatatttgagctgtcgcaaaagcaaaaaaatatttgtgtgaaagtgaaagttatgcttgaaatttgtcttttcacaaaaagtggatttttcctgaaacttacctatgttctactgctcatTACTAAAGACCACGGCCATAAGGTGGCAAAAGTGCATTTAATGAGAGCTGGGCAGAGATCATGTGGATGGAAAATGAGGCAATGagagagcatggaggagtgtagcgagCAGAAGGTTATTTTAACGTAGACGCAAGCACACATAGTTCCAGTGAAACCtggaaatagttcatggtgttaagtattatttgttatttattatttgttatttattattatttttttatattttattgttctaaaaatttttataaatttttttatttaaattgttatttttatattttttgatatagtcgtttagatatttgagctgtcgcaaaagcaataaaatatttgtgtctaagtgaaagttatgcttgtaaTGTGTCTTTGCACAAAAAGCggattttctcccttttttagtggggaactgatattttgtttatttatgttctgCTGctcattactaaagaacggagaaaggttgaaacaacattttttgtaatgtaaGACGGTAGTCTATCCAGCCACAGAACCAGATTAAACATATCGGAAACAAAAGTACCATTCGCTGCAGCTGGCTGGTCTGCAGCCGCCCTCTCTCCCCCAAGTTGGTCTTCCACACGATGTCCAGCTTCCCGATCACCGTGACGCCCTTGATGACGCCGGCTTTCTCTGCGTACTCGGGCTTGGGCTTCAGGCAGTAGAGGTACTGCCGCGTGTCCATGGGCTGCAGGTAGGACATCTTCCCGAACGTTGACACTCTGGAAGGACGAGAGGAGTCAAGTCAACCTTTCACATCCGCCACATCCGACGTTCGCGGGACGAAGGCCACGTTACCCTCGGTCTTTGTGCGTGACCGTGTTGAGCTCGCTCACGTTGTACATCATGGAAGGCTCCAGAGACACCTTCTCCATGAACATGGGCGACGTGGTGATGTTCTGGATCTGAGCCTCCAGGAAGACCTCGTCTGTCTGCGGTGACAACAGGTCACCTCAGAGGGGCAGGGGGTCAAAGTGCTAGCAGGTGTGGGGGGGTTAGGCTCGGAGCAACAAGCACTCGTTTAACCTTCACAGGCCCAAAGCTGATGCAATGACGgcaaaaaaattaaaggatgTGGGGGCcactttttgattttttaaccAAACTATGGCAATATGGtagacattttttatatttaaaaaaagcctGCATGTCAGTGTATGAcaaagtgtattattaatatactactaataataataatcacatgtTTTTCTTACATTACAGCTTGTTgtgcttttgctttttttttactttaccgTAAATTCCAGTgtttaagccacacccactacaCCCAAAAGGACCaggctctttatttgacaggagctaATCACAAGCTATGAGGTCAGGAGTTTATTACTCAAAGCAGCCGTCTGACTTACAGtatcatctttcaaagaacactaaactcaacACACAGTAGCTTAACATTGAAAAGCtctacctaataaatatacaaacatgtgccAATacgagttgaaaaaaaacatttgaagttgtcccataatgcattttgtctgaGCAAAGATTTAATTGGAAGATGAGCATCATATAAAAGAGATGGATGGCTGGAGTTGCAATGTCGCCTCTTTACACCAGAGGgaaccagaggagcccagagagctGGGCAAAGAATGAATGCGTTCAATGAATAACGCAATgcattattttccattttaaactcatattggcacatgtatgtatatttctttgtgttaagttgttgtgtgattatTTGgttgacaccgtgagtcagactgttatgttgttgtatACTGTGTATTGTTGTGAGTGCGCTGCtagctcgtgattggctcctgccaaagaaagagctaccgtttcctcactgactcgtaagcggaaaataatttaaacaattagtagtagttctgatgTAAACGTGATGTCACCAGATTAGAATCTCGCCATAGATTAGCCGCATCTCTGTGTAAGTGGCAgtcaaagttgaagaaaaaattGGGGGTTACACACTGAAAAACTAcactaaaaaaacatttctactTTCTTCATGTACCATTTTTCTTGATATGATGATATTCGAGATATGATGTTTATATTTAGACTTTCTTATtgaaaaattataacttttaccCAGCTtaattttcctaatatttcaaaataatttttttgtttcccgtaagattatgactttttaaaaaaattacatatttccgtctttaatatttcaaccatatgcaatttttttgctcttggtatcataatttataataaatttatattaaaacttatatataaataatattttgtctctattcccataaaattgtTCCATTTGTGCTGGGTTTTCTCGGTTAATGGTATTTTCAGAACGGGCAcaatgaggcaaaaaaaaacccccaaaaaacagaGCCACGGGCCATAAATAGCAaccggggccacactttggacacccttggtttaggatacagtggtacctcagttaacacCCGCCTCGGTTAGTGTGTCCAAAATTTTTGCATTTCGCCCACTTGGTTACCGTCCAATATGGTGCGCGGCTTGTTAACACCGCCATCTTGGATAACGCAGCCAGGACGAAATCTTGAAAATGCATGTCAtcgtgcaatgcattgtgggccgCAGACGCCATTTTTAGGGCaaagagtgtttttttaatgtcagagTTGCTGCTGTCAGagagacaaacacaaaaaagcaaaacgaTGGATCGTACTGAGACAAGGAAATGTTACAGCTTACAGAGAATAGCATGGACATTTCAGAGGTAGGTAAACAAGACACGGCCACACTGTGTCCCACCTCTGtgtggtgctgctgtttttgacaaaaataatcaatatattcatttataattatttttatattattttctgcatgcaaatctataattattgtctataaaatgcgttgtgttatatttttggattcattggatttacaatattttctataggaaaacttgccttggttagagtctgttttggtttgaattggaccttctggaatggattaatgatgctaacccaGGCACCACTGTATGTGCATTATTACAAATCAGTTCATCTTCCAGattggttcgcgcgcagacctcacagctaggagaccagagttcaatcccaccctcggccatctctgtgtagagtttgcatgttctccccgtgcatgcgtgggttttctccgggtaacattccaaaaaacattgtccataggtatgaatgtgaatgtgaatggttgttgtatatatgtgccctgtgattgcccaatccagggtgtaccccgcctctcgccccaagacagctgggtgaccctcgtgaggaaaagtggtagaaaacgaatgaataataataataagttaagtgctctgagattGCAGCATtatgtctatgtactgtttataggacaaaggtgggccgcagacattttttagattttcgaGTGGGCCCTGAGtcggtaaagtttgggaacccctgcatTAGACGCCTGATAACACATCTGTTCATCAATAGAGTAAAATATGAGATGTGCAATGATGTGTACATTCAGGAAACATCATCAGTGTGTTTTTCTAATTTGTAAATTATGCACATTAGATGACGACGCCATCTACCACCAACCCCAAACCAATGCCACAGATAGATTACAGTCCCGTGGGAACCACTAACATGGTGCGGGGTAGCATTTATTAGAGTGGAGGCTACTATAGGTAGTACTCAAATCAATCAGCAGTATAATCAACGAAAAGGGAACGGGACGTTAAAACTGAACAAGTTTGGGCGTGCGAGGGTTAACATGAGTGTGTTGACGAAGAACATCAAGCAGCCAGCAGCAGGTGAACACAAATCAGGTGTCCTACTTGGTTCTGGTGCTCTTTTGGGCTCTTTGTGGTCGATGCTGAGTGGGAGCAGCAGAGATGAGTTCATGCCGCCATTCAAAGCCTCCAGAGAGACCACCGTGCAAAACCAGCCCAGCCAGGCCCCCAGCCCTCCACCCCCGCCCCCTTGATTGTTTGGAATCTTTGTCTCACCAGACTCACTCGGTTCTTAACCACGTGATTTGAAATTTTCTTGtcaatttacacacacac
Protein-coding regions in this window:
- the sgtb gene encoding small glutamine-rich tetratricopeptide repeat-containing protein beta, encoding MAVEKRLAFSIVQFLREQTHGGTLNSDEQESLEVAIQCLETTFKISASDCHLAAPQPLMEVFLNSLLKNDILALPTTSPSPEDAERAEQLKNEGNNHMKEENYRCAVECYTKAIELDLRNAVYYCNRAAAHSKLGNYTEATGDCERAIAIDPSYSKAYGRMGLALTAMNKYPEAISYFQKALVLDPDNDTYKSNLKVAEQKQKEVSSPIAAGLGFDMASLINNPAFISMAASVMQNQQVQQLMSGMMSNAVGGPAAGVGGLSDISSLIEAGQQFAQQIQQQNPELIEQLRNHIRSRSFSGSAEEHS
- the trappc13 gene encoding trafficking protein particle complex subunit 13 isoform X3 — its product is MDVSQTKQEHLLALKVMRLTKPTLFTNLPVTCEDRDLPGDLFGQLMRDDPSTIKGAETLMLGEMLTLPQNFGNIFLGETFSSYISVHNDSSQVVKDILVKADLQTSSQRLNLSASNSAVAELKPECCIDDVIHHEVKEIGTHILVCAVSYTTQFGEKLYFRKFFKFQVLKPLDVKTKFYNAETDEVFLEAQIQNITTSPMFMEKVSLEPSMMYNVSELNTVTHKDRGVSTFGKMSYLQPMDTRQYLYCLKPKPEYAEKAGVIKGVTVIGKLDIVWKTNLGERGRLQTSQLQRMAPGYGDIRLSMETIPDTVNLEEPFDISCKITNCSERTMDLVLDMCNTSSIHWCGVSGRALGKLSPAASLSLPLTLLSSMQGLQIVSGLRLTDSFLKRTYEYDDVAQTLTDQLWTSQCNT
- the trappc13 gene encoding trafficking protein particle complex subunit 13 isoform X1; the protein is MDVSQTKQEHLLALKVMRLTKPTLFTNLPVTCEDRDLPGDLFGQLMRDDPSTIKGAETLMLGEMLTLPQNFGNIFLGETFSSYISVHNDSSQVVKDILVKADLQTSSQRLNLSASNSAVAELKPECCIDDVIHHEVKEIGTHILVCAVSYTTQFGEKLYFRKFFKFQVLKPLDVKTKFYNAESDLSSVTDEVFLEAQIQNITTSPMFMEKVSLEPSMMYNVSELNTVTHKDRGVSTFGKMSYLQPMDTRQYLYCLKPKPEYAEKAGVIKGVTVIGKLDIVWKTNLGERGRLQTSQLQRMAPGYGDIRLSMETIPDTVNLEEPFDISCKITNCSERTMDLVLDMCNTSSIHWCGVSGRALGKLSPAASLSLPLTLLSSMQGLQIVSGLRLTDSFLKRTYEYDDVAQTLTDQLWTSQCNT
- the trappc13 gene encoding trafficking protein particle complex subunit 13 isoform X5, which gives rise to MDVSQTKQEHLLALKVMRLTKPTLFTNLPVTCEDRDLPGDLFGQLMRDDPSTIKGAETLMLGEMLTLPQNFGNIFLGETFSSYISVHNDSSQVVKDILVKADLQTSSQRLNLSASNSAVAELKPECCIDDVIHHEVKEIGTHILVCAVSYTTQFGEKLYFRKFFKFQVLKPLDVKTKFYNAESDLSSVTDEVFLEAQIQNITTSPMFMEKVSLEPSMMYNVSELNTVTHKDRGVSTFGKMSYLQPMDTRQYLYCLKPKPEYAEKAGVIKGVTVIGKLDIVWKTNLGERGRLQTSQLQRMAPGYGDIRLSMETIPDTVNLEEPFDISCKITNCSERTMDLVLDMCNTSSIHWCGVSGRALGKLSPAASLSLPLTLLSSMQGLQIVSGLRLTDSFLKRTYER
- the trappc13 gene encoding trafficking protein particle complex subunit 13 isoform X2; protein product: MDVSQTKQEHLLALKVMRLTKPTLFTNLPVTCEDRDLPGDLFGQLMRDDPSTIKGAETLMLGEMLTLPQNFGNIFLGETFSSYISVHNDSSQVVKDILVKADLQTSSQRLNLSASNSAVAELKPECCIDDVIHHEVKEIGTHILVCAVSYTTQFGEKLYFRKFFKFQVLKPLDVKTKFYNAESDLSSVTDEVFLEAQIQNITTSPMFMEKVSLEPSMMYNVSELNTVTHKDRGVSTFGKMSYLQPMDTRQYLYCLKPKPEYAEKAGVIKGVTVIGKLDIVWKTNLGERGRLQTSQLQRMAPGYGDIRLSMETIPDTVNLEEPFDISCKITNCSERTMDLVLDMCNTSSIHWCGVSGRALGKLSPAASLSLPLTLLSSMQGLQIVSGLRLTDSFLKRTYEYDDVAQVCVVCPHNGNLS
- the trappc13 gene encoding trafficking protein particle complex subunit 13 isoform X4, which translates into the protein MDVSQTKQEHLLALKVMRLTKPTLFTNLPVTCEDRDLPGDLFGQLMRDDPSTIKGAETLMLGEMLTLPQNFGNIFLGETFSSYISVHNDSSQVVKDILVKADLQTSSQRLNLSASNSAVAELKPECCIDDVIHHEVKEIGTHILVCAVSYTTQFGEKLYFRKFFKFQVLKPLDVKTKFYNAETDEVFLEAQIQNITTSPMFMEKVSLEPSMMYNVSELNTVTHKDRGVSTFGKMSYLQPMDTRQYLYCLKPKPEYAEKAGVIKGVTVIGKLDIVWKTNLGERGRLQTSQLQRMAPGYGDIRLSMETIPDTVNLEEPFDISCKITNCSERTMDLVLDMCNTSSIHWCGVSGRALGKLSPAASLSLPLTLLSSMQGLQIVSGLRLTDSFLKRTYEYDDVAQVCVVCPHNGNLS